AAGCACAGATCACGGGCTCCATCTTCGGAGTCGTCCGTGACGCGAGCGGAGCCGTCTTGCCCGGCGCGACCGTCATCGCCACGAGCCCCGCTCTTCAACGTGAGAGCCTCGCCACGGTCACCAACGACGTCGGAGCCTATCGACTCTCGCTGCTGCCGGCGGGACTCTACTCGGTCCGATTCGAGCTTCCCGGGTTCAATCCATCGGTTCACAGCGCGATCGAAGTCGCCGTTAATCAGGAGGTCGCGCTCGACGTGACGCTCGAAGTGGCCGCGGTATCGGAAACCGTGGAGGTTTCCGCGAGGACCCCGCAGGTCGAGACGACCCGGGCCGACGTGTCCTCCCGGGTATCGACCGATGCCATCGACGCCCTTCCCCTCAACGGGAGGAATTTCGAGGACCTGATCACGCTCGTTCCCGGCGCCAAATCGCTCCCCGAAGGCAGTCAGGGACAGGAAGTCTCGATCTTCGGAGAACGCGGCTCGGCGGTCTCCTACGTAGTGGACGGAGCCGACAATAACGATCCGCTCGTCGGAGGCGCGTTCCAGCGATACACCCAGGATTCGATTCAGGAGTTCGAGGTCATCACTACGGGTTACGAGGCGGAGTTCGGCCGCGCCCAGGGCGGCGTCGTCAATATCATTACCCGCTCGGGGACCAACCAGTTGTCAGGAAGCGCTTTCGGATTCTTCCGCGACGACGCCCTGGACTCCTCGAACGTACCCGATCAGGAAGTCCCCAAGCTCGAGCGCCAGCAATGGGGCGGAACGCTCGGGGGCCCGATTTCCGCGGACCGAGCTTTCTTCTTCGGCTCGTTCGAGGTTCTCGACGAGACTCGGGGGGTCAATATCGATCGCTCCCAGATCGCGGACTTCGTCCAGCAGGGCCTCGCGACTCCGTCGGGCGTTGAGGACTTCGGGCTCGGGCCCAAGACCGACGGGTTCACCGGTCTGTTCAAGCTCGACTGGAACCTCAACCCGTCCAATCGCCTCACGTTCTCGTTGAACCGCACCAAGGACGACGTATCCGGCGAGATCAGCTCCCCCATCGCCGGCACCATCGCGCTGCCGAGCGCGGAGAGGACCGAGCTGCGGGAGTCGACCGGCTTCACCGCGCGCGAGAGCTGGACCATCAACGACGTCTCGTTTCTCGAAACGAACTTCCGCTTCATCGACGGTCGGGGTGGAAACAACCTCGAGCGGAACGAGCGCCTCGAGCCCGTGCTCGTGCTTCTCCGGAGCGGCTTTCTCCAGACGGGGTCCCCCTTCGGAGGTAAGTTCGAGCGCAATCTCGGTCGTCTCCAGGTCAGCCAGGCGTTGAGCCTGTTCAAGGACCAGTGGAACGGAGACCATCAGTTCAAGCTCGGCTGGGACTGGACCCGGGCAGACCTCACGGGCTTCAACGAGGTCACGAACGACGTCGAGTACTCCGCGGCTTTTCTCGCTCCGAACGCGGCCGACATCCAGGGGGCGCTCTTCGAACAGTTCGGATTCGAGCAGTCCGCGGCCCGGTTCTTCACCCTTTCCGCCAATCCCGATGGAAGCCTCGATCTCGACATGAAAGACAACGGAATCGGGATCTT
This Vicinamibacteria bacterium DNA region includes the following protein-coding sequences:
- a CDS encoding TonB-dependent receptor → MFRRAISLTLSIGVSLLVFATPRLLEAQITGSIFGVVRDASGAVLPGATVIATSPALQRESLATVTNDVGAYRLSLLPAGLYSVRFELPGFNPSVHSAIEVAVNQEVALDVTLEVAAVSETVEVSARTPQVETTRADVSSRVSTDAIDALPLNGRNFEDLITLVPGAKSLPEGSQGQEVSIFGERGSAVSYVVDGADNNDPLVGGAFQRYTQDSIQEFEVITTGYEAEFGRAQGGVVNIITRSGTNQLSGSAFGFFRDDALDSSNVPDQEVPKLERQQWGGTLGGPISADRAFFFGSFEVLDETRGVNIDRSQIADFVQQGLATPSGVEDFGLGPKTDGFTGLFKLDWNLNPSNRLTFSLNRTKDDVSGEISSPIAGTIALPSAERTELRESTGFTARESWTINDVSFLETNFRFIDGRGGNNLERNERLEPVLVLLRSGFLQTGSPFGGKFERNLGRLQVSQALSLFKDQWNGDHQFKLGWDWTRADLTGFNEVTNDVEYSAAFLAPNAADIQGALFEQFGFEQSAARFFTLSANPDGSLDLDMKDNGIGIFFQDEWRPRSDLTLNLGLRYDWSSLFGDDKNNLAPRAGFAWDIGAEHLTVVKANFGIFFDRNLLNAAATVPELGGIFTRSAFDVALPRLGVDYTDSLIDLVITSGFPTGGGGRTPAENPNYRTFADDLRANPLALYELLGIAVSDPSLPPVVTADNIQQLSGLSPEEAVALLESTYPGTDWEFFDVPGGSIVGDGVLSFFPRGPLALSRDVSRYSEAKTPWTRAFNVGVDRQVTPDLSLSVTYVHRRSRDLLTRRITNLYDVAPGDPNFGRTTDGGPRISQVTYDGRIDYDGVVIEVRKRFSDRYMFGISYTGSRARDNLLTGAAGSGFSDNNDPENDYGPSNLSAPHIFVTNGSVNLPGDINVSGILNWQSGAAFNPRGITDQDGDGLVDQRDVSVPRNDFRTDPLFNVDLRVEKVFRIANDHSFGILVEAFNLTNQANVLNVNSVSGPDFGTPVAYYPGREIQIGVRYLFGR